The DNA region cgtgttttatgcccaagatcagaacacatgcctctcCAATATATAGCATCACAATGCAGTTTAAGAAAAAGTaaataattaaagttatattacaagttcttcaACATTCACCAAGTTATTACAGTTTACAGAAAAAGAGAGCTACGAGAAGATAAAAACCGattcaactcctaaccaacaaaagaaactacgcagcaaaagactaaagactatacaacaaaagaaggatggagccatatgcccttagactccatcacaaaagcgcAACCTCCGACTAGCtgcctactcatgcccgtcGCCACCCTTGGCAGACGTGAAGTAGCTAAAGATCAACTCCTCCACGCTGGTAGCACCTGAAATAGCAGAGTGactacgaaggtactcgtaaaaCTTAAACTataatgggcacttataaatagcctgactccaaggattatacattggGATGCTAGCAAGGatacgaccacatggttaagtaaattcatatgcgaaagaaaatttgatataaacatgtgtgagcatctatacttgaccaaagtaacaaactaacCCATAAACATAAACcgaacataatgtaaaaggaatcataggaataatatctgtaaaacaccatctcaacccatcaaccacctcaatccaCATCTGTAACTCTACGATTGCTGCAACtagatagaagcatgctcatgatcgagagcgtggtatttcaaaatatttttacaccctgcaggagatacaattttacccacaagacttgagcaccatacggcttgcacaaccacacaggtccatacaagaggtactcatgtcaacctttcccaatacgCCACAACCGTTTGAATCGTGCATCGCTTGGTGCGAGGCCCACTTTGGTTAACTCCcagagcaaccacaagtgtctctacaagctcgcccactcacaccgtcgatattcaagcccaaatgatcacgactgtagaggtattcggcttgtcttaccattagatcgacatgtgataagtacggtaagtgctagagctaacTGCAACAATGATTGATGCTTAAGCGATGCAAGtgatctacggtgtccgggttcctctcccgacctacccaggggaactccacatccggacaggagaaacacccctaacaccgtccacatctcgtcttatTCTCACCACTcgtccaaccaacaccatcaacacATCATTATGAttattgtacaagtaattaaagcttatgctcgcgaacgattaaacatttcaccgctcgacttctaccgaagacctaagcacttgctaagcatcacgaataacATTTTGAGTTAGAAAACATCATATTATTCATGACaagagaattagtgcatcaacatatgtTCTACCATCATAAACCCAACATCAACTCGACtgcatgcataacatacataaagcatacacccattttaaaatattgcacatttagGCTACCGTCGCCCATTAAAAGGGCGACAACAAGGTGTCGTCCATCCAACGGGAGACACCTTACGGGGCCCACAGCGCAACGGTCATAAATTAAATACCCTGACCGACGTGGCATCCACGTTGATGTGTCGCTCAACCAACGGATGGCACCTttgttgtcacgtcccaaattcttaatcacgcatttaagcataatcatacttcttaagcattatatttaattttacataATGGTAATTCGGAATACtgatgcacttcgttaaaagtcaattggatgagaaaaggaaattcgggagagaaaagagttgaattcgcagtcaaaacggactcctttctctaacacgtgggccccacacctcacccactccctctctcaagtggcagcaccccacctgctctctctctctctctctctctctcctcctctcactcCTCCACGTCCCCACTCGAGCTACAGCAGTAGCAgctcccctctcactctcccactcaagctcactctctcttctctcccaaaattcgagctcaagtggaggattcaaagCATGCATGTGGTACCCTTGCATTCTCTACCTCATGAGCTACTTATCTATTcaatccattttcattttcatggaagaatcgagtaattcatgaagttcttggcgttcttgagctttttagagcaaaaatagagtttttggctaatatgagctctagagttgtgttgctagttgatgagtaagttccagcTCCCTTGGATTACCCCTAAcgtgttccctttaggcttggaaaagatcgcaactcgaatcagccaaaaatccactcgaaaaTAGCTTTTCTGGACTGACCCGGATATTTCGGactcacctggagactccgggttcagcagaaatggTCCGTTGAATTATGTttaaaattggttagggtttagggtatgAGATTGgtctagaatcctttggatggggcatatgcacgtttgtgtagcacagatttgtaaagtgattCGAAGCACCCGAGGAGAAAAGTTGTGGAGAaaccaagtctgtatcacccggataatccggttaAGCCCGGAGACTTTGGGTAGTTGCGTTATCGagtaaccgagagccttcaccggaggatggcccggatactccggaacccggatattTCGGatgcacccggatactccaggccagtcaaataaaaaggcagtaaccgagcgcctcttccgaAGGTTCACCCAGAGGGTccgcacccggatactccgaaccaatccagatactccggatgacTGTTATTTTCTGGTtttcgtttagatcgtttagtattgcattgattcacatatcttgtacttctagcatgttgttaagcattgtggcatgctTTGTTgtattcattcatgctcatcattgcacgtgttcttGTTTAGCTAACAAGGAGCCAGAGCTGGAGGCGACCGTGGTCGAAGACAACTCCGATCTTCCAGATTTCTGCTAGTGTTACGTGGGTAACTATAGACAgctacctgagcagcaaggcaagcatctatcatattgcacctttgtcgaattgaatagaatctaaatattgataaactatgcttatgtataggtttgcatgtatgaggagtcgatgtcgggtttttatatgtagaacctatgttgattgcataatctctaccttgaattgttcatctatatccttgtagccttgttaacgtggtaaatgtctaagagtcgatcgaaatgcttagcaatgtatagatcctcggtagaagacgagcaatggttcgaTCGTTGTTCGCGCgcttagggcttactacttgttcatgtatatggttatgtggatgttggttggatgagtggtgagtatgagacgagatgtgggagTGTTAGGGGTGATGTCTGCCTCAAAGGAAAGTCCTGGGagcagttcgggagaggaactcaGGTAGACTGCTTGCTCGTTTAAGACCGATTGTCGGGGTAGTTGGTTTTatcacttaccttactcaccacatgccgatctaatagtaaggcgagccgaataccttagcagatgtggctttgtgggcctaaacatcgacggtgtgagcgggtgggcttgtaagtgatactagtttgctccgggagtagttctagtaccgtcgCGCCGAAcgatgcacgatccacacggttggggctggttgggaaaggttgtcacgagtacccctttgtgtgcactttagcgggtggcacaaatCATGTGGtactcgtgtcatgtgggtccaagagtatcctctgcagggtgtataaacagtttgaactgccgcgctctcggtcataagcattctattatttcatttgcgtccgatcgtagagttctcgtttgtgggtgatggttcggatatgtggttggtggttcggtTATTATGGTTACGGATGAGTTGGTTCGGTTTTCTTATATGTTCAAACACTTATGTTACATTTAAGTTACAACTTCATTTATGTTCGGTTGGTTATTGTAGGGTAGAAtggcatgtttggttaagtatggtgctcacacatatatctcTAGGTtgtttaccgcatatgttttatttAACCTTATGGCAtgtccttgctaacagctcaatgcataatctttgtagtcggaatattatatattcatattgtgtaagtttttgcgagtaccttcgtactcagggtgctgcccttaagttgttgcaggtattACTGCTGCCGAGGAAGGGgctgtctttggctacttcgtgcctagCGATCAGGatgacgggcaagagtagtgcatcatacTCTAATGGTGGCGTGTTGAGACGGTATCTAAGAGCATGTGGCGccattctcttttgttgtttataagtttaactttccgctacgcaattcttttgtggttaggagttgaggggttttatctcctcctatctcgtttttgttgtaaattgctGAAAccaattgcatgcttaatacttgtaatataaatatttattacttgctccttattaagctatgttgtgatatatacgttggaaggcatgtgttctgattttTTAGCACAAAATACGTGCCGGAACTACCAGAATGATATTAtgattaatcatcgaggttgtgattatggataATGATCCTCcaaatgattaattagaatatcatTTAAACAATTCCCCACATTTGTGCTCGCAGAGCCCACTGGAAAAGTGTCATCCGTTCAACACCATTTCCTACACAACGTGCTCTCACAATGATGCTTTTCGCTTTTTAAAAAGCTAGCATCTTTGTTAATCACAATTAGCCCCCAGtaatcacatgcatgcatgcaacaacaCCTGTGTGTATGCAAAGATGTCGCATGTTAAACGGACGACACCTTTTCTAGTGGGGCCCAGTACAGTCTTATCGCCCTACCAATGGGTGACAATAAATGTGTCGCTCATTGGTTGGGTGACATGATGACGTGGATGCCACGTTGGTCAggatatttaatttctagctGTTTCTCCGTGAGCCCTATAAGTTGTCGCCTGTTGAATAGGCGACATCTTGCTGCAGTCCTTCTAACGCGTAATGGTAATCtagatgtgtaatattttaaaatagccaaatatatatataaattctcTTGGAGTACCGGCGCTTGAAATCTCTCGAGATTTCAGACGGCCGTGTGAACGCAACGACCGTCGACAAGTTTAGGGGAGGGGGTTAGGGGCGGTGAGCATGTCACGACATCGCATGAAGGAAGAAGCACTGGAAGAAAAAACAAGGAAGAAGATGACTAAACTTCGTTAGATTAGAATCAGACAGTCGTGCGTCGTCGCATAAAAAATGCCTTTCAGACATCTGAAGCTTAGCACGAACCTTATTAAGCAATAAACAATTAAGTCCAGTACCCAAGGCCTAACAGCCCACGTACCCAAGGCCCAATATCCCACATACCCAAGGCCCAACTCACTGGTAAAGTGGGCCCAATGTGAAAAGGCTTCGGCCCATCTATCGGCCACTCTATCCGGAGCCCAAAAATCCTCACGCTTATAAAGCCCTGCCCCTTACCTAGGGTTTCCTCATCCCTCCtcacagccgccgccgccgccgcaactCTCTCCGCCCTCGCCCCcgaagcagcagccgccgccgcgccaccgCTCCGCAGCCATGGGTAACCcaccttctcctctcctctcctctgcccTCTTCTCGGTTGTTGCTCCTCGTGTCTTGATGCGCTGATCGGATCGTCGTGTGGCTGTGGCAGGTAAGGTGCACGGATCGTTGGCCCGCGCGGGGAAGGTGCGCGGACAGACGCCCAAGGTGGCGAAGCAggacaagaaaaagaaaccACGCGGCCGCGCGCACAAGAGGATGCAGTACAACCGCCGCTTCGTAACCGCCGTCGTCGGCTTCGGCAAGAAGCGCGGGCCCAACTCCTCCGAGAAGTAGGCGGCGCGCCTCGTCCGGTTCCTTCTTATGCTTATGCTCCTGTTGGTAGTATTTTCGTTGAGGTATTGCTATGAAAGCAAAAGAAGAACCCTTTTTTAGTAACACTTC from Phragmites australis chromosome 8, lpPhrAust1.1, whole genome shotgun sequence includes:
- the LOC133926333 gene encoding small ribosomal subunit protein eS30z/eS30y/eS30x, giving the protein MGKVHGSLARAGKVRGQTPKVAKQDKKKKPRGRAHKRMQYNRRFVTAVVGFGKKRGPNSSEK